In one Balaenoptera musculus isolate JJ_BM4_2016_0621 chromosome 20, mBalMus1.pri.v3, whole genome shotgun sequence genomic region, the following are encoded:
- the NT5M gene encoding 5'(3')-deoxyribonucleotidase, mitochondrial isoform X4, which produces MIRLRGWCARRPRGAAVPAGPAGLRWASGGPAGRALRVLVDMDGVLADFEGGFLRKFRARFPDQPFIALEDRRGFWVSEQYDRLQPGLSFPVALRLRVFLDGTQGVTEKAISIWESENFFFDLEPLPGAVEAVKQMANLESTDVFICTSPIKMYKYCPFEKYAWVEKHFGPDFLEQIVLTRDKTVVSADLLIDDRVDITGKWPAAGEGGRAEPPLGARALHGLSQPAHAAAAPRPQVALMGRRLEGRPGQQAAPLSWLSPGPARCPAWPYMHLGASLAQSPGQDTGSQADLRSPVREEPGVLFRGDSPPLPQGSPLPGQQPPGLRVT; this is translated from the exons ATGATCCGGCTGCGCGGCTGGTGCGCGCGGAGGCCCCGCGGCGCAGCGGTGCCTGCGGGGCCCGCTGGGCTGCGCTGGGCGTCGGGCGGGCCTGCCGGCCGCGCCCTGCGGGTGCTGGTGGACATGGACGGCGTGCTGGCCGACTTCGAGGGCGGCTTCCTCAGGAAGTTCCGCGCGCGCTTCCCCGACCAGCCCTTCATCGCGCTGGAGGACCGGCGCGGCTTCTGGGTGTCGGAGCAGTACGACCGCCTGCAGCCCGGGCTGAGC TTCCCAGTAGCACTGAGGTTGCGAGTCTTCCTGGACGGCACACAGGGAGTCACG GAGAAGGCCATCAGCATCTGGGAGTCGgagaatttcttctttgacctcgAGCCTCTGCCAGGCGCTGTGGAGGCAGTGAAACAGATGGCCAACCTGGAGAG CACCGATGTCTTCATCTGCACCAGCCCCATCAAGATGTACAAGTACTGTCCCTTCGAGAAG TACGCCTGGGTGGAGAAGCACTTCGGCCCTGACTTTCTGGAGCAGATCGTGCTGACCAGAGACAAGACCGTGGTCTCCGCCGACCTCCTCATAGACGACCGGGTGGACATCACAGGCAAGTGGCCTGCAGCGGGGGAGGG GGGCCGAGCCGAACCCCCGCTGGGAGCACGTGCTCTTCACGGCCTGTCACAACCGGCACATGCAGCTGCAGCCCCCCGGCCGCAGGTTGCACTCATGGGCAGACGACTGGAGGGCCGTCCTGGACAGCAAGCGGCCCCGCTGAGCTGGCTGAGCCCGGGCCCCGCACGTTGCCCGGCCTGGCCTTACATGCACCTTGGGGCAAGCCTGGCCCAGAGCCCTGGACAGGACACAGGCAGCCAGGCCGACCTCAGGTCTCCGGTCAGGGAGGAGCCCGGGGTGTTGTTCAGAGGGGACAGTCCTCCCCTCcctcagggaagccccctccccggCCAGCAGCCGCCTGGTCTGAGGGTGACGTAG
- the NT5M gene encoding 5'(3')-deoxyribonucleotidase, mitochondrial isoform X7, with the protein MIRLRGWCARRPRGAAVPAGPAGLRWASGGPAGRALRVLVDMDGVLADFEGGFLRKFRARFPDQPFIALEDRRGFWVSEQYDRLQPGLSFPVALRLRVFLDGTQGVTEKAISIWESENFFFDLEPLPGAVEAVKQMANLESTDVFICTSPIKMYKYCPFEKYAWVEKHFGPDFLEQIVLTRDKTVVSADLLIDDRVDITGAEPNPRWEHVLFTACHNRHMQLQPPGRRLHSWADDWRAVLDSKRPR; encoded by the exons ATGATCCGGCTGCGCGGCTGGTGCGCGCGGAGGCCCCGCGGCGCAGCGGTGCCTGCGGGGCCCGCTGGGCTGCGCTGGGCGTCGGGCGGGCCTGCCGGCCGCGCCCTGCGGGTGCTGGTGGACATGGACGGCGTGCTGGCCGACTTCGAGGGCGGCTTCCTCAGGAAGTTCCGCGCGCGCTTCCCCGACCAGCCCTTCATCGCGCTGGAGGACCGGCGCGGCTTCTGGGTGTCGGAGCAGTACGACCGCCTGCAGCCCGGGCTGAGC TTCCCAGTAGCACTGAGGTTGCGAGTCTTCCTGGACGGCACACAGGGAGTCACG GAGAAGGCCATCAGCATCTGGGAGTCGgagaatttcttctttgacctcgAGCCTCTGCCAGGCGCTGTGGAGGCAGTGAAACAGATGGCCAACCTGGAGAG CACCGATGTCTTCATCTGCACCAGCCCCATCAAGATGTACAAGTACTGTCCCTTCGAGAAG TACGCCTGGGTGGAGAAGCACTTCGGCCCTGACTTTCTGGAGCAGATCGTGCTGACCAGAGACAAGACCGTGGTCTCCGCCGACCTCCTCATAGACGACCGGGTGGACATCACAG GGGCCGAGCCGAACCCCCGCTGGGAGCACGTGCTCTTCACGGCCTGTCACAACCGGCACATGCAGCTGCAGCCCCCCGGCCGCAGGTTGCACTCATGGGCAGACGACTGGAGGGCCGTCCTGGACAGCAAGCGGCCCCGCTGA
- the NT5M gene encoding 5'(3')-deoxyribonucleotidase, mitochondrial isoform X8: MIRLRGWCARRPRGAAVPAGPAGLRWASGGPAGRALRVLVDMDGVLADFEGGFLRKFRARFPDQPFIALEDRRGFWVSEQYDRLQPGLSEKAISIWESENFFFDLEPLPGAVEAVKQMANLESTDVFICTSPIKMYKYCPFEKYAWVEKHFGPDFLEQIVLTRDKTVVSADLLIDDRVDITGAEPNPRWEHVLFTACHNRHMQLQPPGRRLHSWADDWRAVLDSKRPR, translated from the exons ATGATCCGGCTGCGCGGCTGGTGCGCGCGGAGGCCCCGCGGCGCAGCGGTGCCTGCGGGGCCCGCTGGGCTGCGCTGGGCGTCGGGCGGGCCTGCCGGCCGCGCCCTGCGGGTGCTGGTGGACATGGACGGCGTGCTGGCCGACTTCGAGGGCGGCTTCCTCAGGAAGTTCCGCGCGCGCTTCCCCGACCAGCCCTTCATCGCGCTGGAGGACCGGCGCGGCTTCTGGGTGTCGGAGCAGTACGACCGCCTGCAGCCCGGGCTGAGC GAGAAGGCCATCAGCATCTGGGAGTCGgagaatttcttctttgacctcgAGCCTCTGCCAGGCGCTGTGGAGGCAGTGAAACAGATGGCCAACCTGGAGAG CACCGATGTCTTCATCTGCACCAGCCCCATCAAGATGTACAAGTACTGTCCCTTCGAGAAG TACGCCTGGGTGGAGAAGCACTTCGGCCCTGACTTTCTGGAGCAGATCGTGCTGACCAGAGACAAGACCGTGGTCTCCGCCGACCTCCTCATAGACGACCGGGTGGACATCACAG GGGCCGAGCCGAACCCCCGCTGGGAGCACGTGCTCTTCACGGCCTGTCACAACCGGCACATGCAGCTGCAGCCCCCCGGCCGCAGGTTGCACTCATGGGCAGACGACTGGAGGGCCGTCCTGGACAGCAAGCGGCCCCGCTGA
- the NT5M gene encoding 5'(3')-deoxyribonucleotidase, mitochondrial isoform X10, which translates to MIRLRGWCARRPRGAAVPAGPAGLRWASGGPAGRALRVLVDMDGVLADFEGGFLRKFRARFPDQPFIALEDRRGFWVSEQYDRLQPGLSFPVALRLRVFLDGTQGVTEKAISIWESENFFFDLEPLPGAVEAVKQMANLESTDVFICTSPIKMYKYCPFEKYAWVEKHFGPDFLEQIVLTRDKTVVSADLLIDDRVDITDTC; encoded by the exons ATGATCCGGCTGCGCGGCTGGTGCGCGCGGAGGCCCCGCGGCGCAGCGGTGCCTGCGGGGCCCGCTGGGCTGCGCTGGGCGTCGGGCGGGCCTGCCGGCCGCGCCCTGCGGGTGCTGGTGGACATGGACGGCGTGCTGGCCGACTTCGAGGGCGGCTTCCTCAGGAAGTTCCGCGCGCGCTTCCCCGACCAGCCCTTCATCGCGCTGGAGGACCGGCGCGGCTTCTGGGTGTCGGAGCAGTACGACCGCCTGCAGCCCGGGCTGAGC TTCCCAGTAGCACTGAGGTTGCGAGTCTTCCTGGACGGCACACAGGGAGTCACG GAGAAGGCCATCAGCATCTGGGAGTCGgagaatttcttctttgacctcgAGCCTCTGCCAGGCGCTGTGGAGGCAGTGAAACAGATGGCCAACCTGGAGAG CACCGATGTCTTCATCTGCACCAGCCCCATCAAGATGTACAAGTACTGTCCCTTCGAGAAG TACGCCTGGGTGGAGAAGCACTTCGGCCCTGACTTTCTGGAGCAGATCGTGCTGACCAGAGACAAGACCGTGGTCTCCGCCGACCTCCTCATAGACGACCGGGTGGACATCACAG ATACGTGTTAG
- the NT5M gene encoding 5'(3')-deoxyribonucleotidase, mitochondrial isoform X2 produces MIRLRGWCARRPRGAAVPAGPAGLRWASGGPAGRALRVLVDMDGVLADFEGGFLRKFRARFPDQPFIALEDRRGFWVSEQYDRLQPGLSFPVALRLRVFLDGTQGVTEKAISIWESENFFFDLEPLPGAVEAVKQMANLESTDVFICTSPIKMYKYCPFEKVELHKTETSLEIGNCRVAKPRGMVCSPGVGSHQRWAQGCSCPEEAEELPRSGKVGLGAQSPCSGADLGRGAACPLGTSPRPAPREKQTHTVSQRSAPPARHTEGMRPRRGVAGAPLCASSSGHPSTRQDRHSGAGRRGSPRTRPRPRHWHRTPTICLRSSPAPVMGPVLTWPPDENSPVRLGGEALRP; encoded by the exons ATGATCCGGCTGCGCGGCTGGTGCGCGCGGAGGCCCCGCGGCGCAGCGGTGCCTGCGGGGCCCGCTGGGCTGCGCTGGGCGTCGGGCGGGCCTGCCGGCCGCGCCCTGCGGGTGCTGGTGGACATGGACGGCGTGCTGGCCGACTTCGAGGGCGGCTTCCTCAGGAAGTTCCGCGCGCGCTTCCCCGACCAGCCCTTCATCGCGCTGGAGGACCGGCGCGGCTTCTGGGTGTCGGAGCAGTACGACCGCCTGCAGCCCGGGCTGAGC TTCCCAGTAGCACTGAGGTTGCGAGTCTTCCTGGACGGCACACAGGGAGTCACG GAGAAGGCCATCAGCATCTGGGAGTCGgagaatttcttctttgacctcgAGCCTCTGCCAGGCGCTGTGGAGGCAGTGAAACAGATGGCCAACCTGGAGAG CACCGATGTCTTCATCTGCACCAGCCCCATCAAGATGTACAAGTACTGTCCCTTCGAGAAG GTAGAATTACATAAAACTGAGACTTCTCTGGAGATTGGGAATTGCAGGGTTGCCAAACCCAGAGGGATGGTCTGTTCCCCGGGGGTGGGTTCACACCAGAGGTGGGCCCAGGGCTGCTCCTGCCCCGAGGAAGCCGAGGAGCTTCCCAGGTCTGGGAAGGTGGGGCTCGGGGCCCAGAGCCCCTGCTCGGGGGCCGACCTCGGCAGGGGTGCAGCGTGTCCTCTCGGGACCTCTCCTCGCCCGGCTCCACGTGAGAAGCAAACACACACGGTCAGCCAACGTTCGGCACCTCCTGCGCGTCACACGGAAGGGATGCGCCCTCGTCGGGGTGTCGCGGGCGCTCCACTGTGTGCCTCGTCCTCAGGACACCCCTCGACCCGCCAAGACC GTCACTCAGGAGCAGGGCGTCGGGGGAGCCCCCGGACACGCCCGCGCCCCCGGCACTGGCACCGCACACCCACCATCTGCTTGAGATCCTCTCCCGCTCCCGTCATGGGTCCAGTTCTCACGTGGCCTCCGGACGAAAATTCACCGG TACGCCTGGGTGGAGAAGCACTTCGGCCCTGA
- the NT5M gene encoding 5'(3')-deoxyribonucleotidase, mitochondrial isoform X6 — protein MIRLRGWCARRPRGAAVPAGPAGLRWASGGPAGRALRVLVDMDGVLADFEGGFLRKFRARFPDQPFIALEDRRGFWVSEQYDRLQPGLSFPVALRLRVFLDGTQGVTEKAISIWESENFFFDLEPLPGAVEAVKQMANLESTDVFICTSPIKMYKYCPFEKVELHKTETSLEIGNCRVAKPRGMVCSPGVGSHQRWAQGCSCPEEAEELPRSGKVGLGAQSPCSGADLGRGAACPLGTSPRPAPREKQTHTVSQRSAPPARHTEGMRPRRGVAGAPLCASSSGHPSTRQDPAVSPNAALP, from the exons ATGATCCGGCTGCGCGGCTGGTGCGCGCGGAGGCCCCGCGGCGCAGCGGTGCCTGCGGGGCCCGCTGGGCTGCGCTGGGCGTCGGGCGGGCCTGCCGGCCGCGCCCTGCGGGTGCTGGTGGACATGGACGGCGTGCTGGCCGACTTCGAGGGCGGCTTCCTCAGGAAGTTCCGCGCGCGCTTCCCCGACCAGCCCTTCATCGCGCTGGAGGACCGGCGCGGCTTCTGGGTGTCGGAGCAGTACGACCGCCTGCAGCCCGGGCTGAGC TTCCCAGTAGCACTGAGGTTGCGAGTCTTCCTGGACGGCACACAGGGAGTCACG GAGAAGGCCATCAGCATCTGGGAGTCGgagaatttcttctttgacctcgAGCCTCTGCCAGGCGCTGTGGAGGCAGTGAAACAGATGGCCAACCTGGAGAG CACCGATGTCTTCATCTGCACCAGCCCCATCAAGATGTACAAGTACTGTCCCTTCGAGAAG GTAGAATTACATAAAACTGAGACTTCTCTGGAGATTGGGAATTGCAGGGTTGCCAAACCCAGAGGGATGGTCTGTTCCCCGGGGGTGGGTTCACACCAGAGGTGGGCCCAGGGCTGCTCCTGCCCCGAGGAAGCCGAGGAGCTTCCCAGGTCTGGGAAGGTGGGGCTCGGGGCCCAGAGCCCCTGCTCGGGGGCCGACCTCGGCAGGGGTGCAGCGTGTCCTCTCGGGACCTCTCCTCGCCCGGCTCCACGTGAGAAGCAAACACACACGGTCAGCCAACGTTCGGCACCTCCTGCGCGTCACACGGAAGGGATGCGCCCTCGTCGGGGTGTCGCGGGCGCTCCACTGTGTGCCTCGTCCTCAGGACACCCCTCGACCCGCCAAGACC CAGCAGTGTCACCAAATGCCGCTCTTCCCTGA
- the NT5M gene encoding 5'(3')-deoxyribonucleotidase, mitochondrial isoform X5, whose protein sequence is MIRLRGWCARRPRGAAVPAGPAGLRWASGGPAGRALRVLVDMDGVLADFEGGFLRKFRARFPDQPFIALEDRRGFWVSEQYDRLQPGLSFPVALRLRVFLDGTQGVTEKAISIWESENFFFDLEPLPGAVEAVKQMANLESTDVFICTSPIKMYKYCPFEKVELHKTETSLEIGNCRVAKPRGMVCSPGVGSHQRWAQGCSCPEEAEELPRSGKVGLGAQSPCSGADLGRGAACPLGTSPRPAPREKQTHTVSQRSAPPARHTEGMRPRRGVAGAPLCASSSGHPSTRQDLVSAAAVSPNAALP, encoded by the exons ATGATCCGGCTGCGCGGCTGGTGCGCGCGGAGGCCCCGCGGCGCAGCGGTGCCTGCGGGGCCCGCTGGGCTGCGCTGGGCGTCGGGCGGGCCTGCCGGCCGCGCCCTGCGGGTGCTGGTGGACATGGACGGCGTGCTGGCCGACTTCGAGGGCGGCTTCCTCAGGAAGTTCCGCGCGCGCTTCCCCGACCAGCCCTTCATCGCGCTGGAGGACCGGCGCGGCTTCTGGGTGTCGGAGCAGTACGACCGCCTGCAGCCCGGGCTGAGC TTCCCAGTAGCACTGAGGTTGCGAGTCTTCCTGGACGGCACACAGGGAGTCACG GAGAAGGCCATCAGCATCTGGGAGTCGgagaatttcttctttgacctcgAGCCTCTGCCAGGCGCTGTGGAGGCAGTGAAACAGATGGCCAACCTGGAGAG CACCGATGTCTTCATCTGCACCAGCCCCATCAAGATGTACAAGTACTGTCCCTTCGAGAAG GTAGAATTACATAAAACTGAGACTTCTCTGGAGATTGGGAATTGCAGGGTTGCCAAACCCAGAGGGATGGTCTGTTCCCCGGGGGTGGGTTCACACCAGAGGTGGGCCCAGGGCTGCTCCTGCCCCGAGGAAGCCGAGGAGCTTCCCAGGTCTGGGAAGGTGGGGCTCGGGGCCCAGAGCCCCTGCTCGGGGGCCGACCTCGGCAGGGGTGCAGCGTGTCCTCTCGGGACCTCTCCTCGCCCGGCTCCACGTGAGAAGCAAACACACACGGTCAGCCAACGTTCGGCACCTCCTGCGCGTCACACGGAAGGGATGCGCCCTCGTCGGGGTGTCGCGGGCGCTCCACTGTGTGCCTCGTCCTCAGGACACCCCTCGACCCGCCAAGACC TTGTCTCTGCAGCAGCAGTGTCACCAAATGCCGCTCTTCCCTGA
- the NT5M gene encoding 5'(3')-deoxyribonucleotidase, mitochondrial isoform X1 translates to MIRLRGWCARRPRGAAVPAGPAGLRWASGGPAGRALRVLVDMDGVLADFEGGFLRKFRARFPDQPFIALEDRRGFWVSEQYDRLQPGLSFPVALRLRVFLDGTQGVTEKAISIWESENFFFDLEPLPGAVEAVKQMANLESTDVFICTSPIKMYKYCPFEKVELHKTETSLEIGNCRVAKPRGMVCSPGVGSHQRWAQGCSCPEEAEELPRSGKVGLGAQSPCSGADLGRGAACPLGTSPRPAPREKQTHTVSQRSAPPARHTEGMRPRRGVAGAPLCASSSGHPSTRQDPSAQHSPLSSRWLRPAVSVPGVPTSLSHVRPSLRGWKHHPSYPSVPQQACFLLRLFLKHTSVSVAIWGEMLT, encoded by the exons ATGATCCGGCTGCGCGGCTGGTGCGCGCGGAGGCCCCGCGGCGCAGCGGTGCCTGCGGGGCCCGCTGGGCTGCGCTGGGCGTCGGGCGGGCCTGCCGGCCGCGCCCTGCGGGTGCTGGTGGACATGGACGGCGTGCTGGCCGACTTCGAGGGCGGCTTCCTCAGGAAGTTCCGCGCGCGCTTCCCCGACCAGCCCTTCATCGCGCTGGAGGACCGGCGCGGCTTCTGGGTGTCGGAGCAGTACGACCGCCTGCAGCCCGGGCTGAGC TTCCCAGTAGCACTGAGGTTGCGAGTCTTCCTGGACGGCACACAGGGAGTCACG GAGAAGGCCATCAGCATCTGGGAGTCGgagaatttcttctttgacctcgAGCCTCTGCCAGGCGCTGTGGAGGCAGTGAAACAGATGGCCAACCTGGAGAG CACCGATGTCTTCATCTGCACCAGCCCCATCAAGATGTACAAGTACTGTCCCTTCGAGAAG GTAGAATTACATAAAACTGAGACTTCTCTGGAGATTGGGAATTGCAGGGTTGCCAAACCCAGAGGGATGGTCTGTTCCCCGGGGGTGGGTTCACACCAGAGGTGGGCCCAGGGCTGCTCCTGCCCCGAGGAAGCCGAGGAGCTTCCCAGGTCTGGGAAGGTGGGGCTCGGGGCCCAGAGCCCCTGCTCGGGGGCCGACCTCGGCAGGGGTGCAGCGTGTCCTCTCGGGACCTCTCCTCGCCCGGCTCCACGTGAGAAGCAAACACACACGGTCAGCCAACGTTCGGCACCTCCTGCGCGTCACACGGAAGGGATGCGCCCTCGTCGGGGTGTCGCGGGCGCTCCACTGTGTGCCTCGTCCTCAGGACACCCCTCGACCCGCCAAGACC CCTCAGCCCAGCACTCCCCTCTGAGCTCCAGATGGCTCCGACCTGCCGTGTCTGTCCCCGGAGTGCCGACGTCCCTGTCCCACGTCCGCCCCTCCCTCCGAGGCTGGAAGCACCACCCTTCGTACCCCTCTGTACCTCAGCAAGCCTGCTTCCTGCTGAGGCTGTTTCTCAAGCACACCTCTGTCTCCGTGGCCATCTGGGGAGAAATGCTGACATAG
- the NT5M gene encoding 5'(3')-deoxyribonucleotidase, mitochondrial isoform X3 encodes MIRLRGWCARRPRGAAVPAGPAGLRWASGGPAGRALRVLVDMDGVLADFEGGFLRKFRARFPDQPFIALEDRRGFWVSEQYDRLQPGLSEKAISIWESENFFFDLEPLPGAVEAVKQMANLESTDVFICTSPIKMYKYCPFEKVELHKTETSLEIGNCRVAKPRGMVCSPGVGSHQRWAQGCSCPEEAEELPRSGKVGLGAQSPCSGADLGRGAACPLGTSPRPAPREKQTHTVSQRSAPPARHTEGMRPRRGVAGAPLCASSSGHPSTRQDPSAQHSPLSSRWLRPAVSVPGVPTSLSHVRPSLRGWKHHPSYPSVPQQACFLLRLFLKHTSVSVAIWGEMLT; translated from the exons ATGATCCGGCTGCGCGGCTGGTGCGCGCGGAGGCCCCGCGGCGCAGCGGTGCCTGCGGGGCCCGCTGGGCTGCGCTGGGCGTCGGGCGGGCCTGCCGGCCGCGCCCTGCGGGTGCTGGTGGACATGGACGGCGTGCTGGCCGACTTCGAGGGCGGCTTCCTCAGGAAGTTCCGCGCGCGCTTCCCCGACCAGCCCTTCATCGCGCTGGAGGACCGGCGCGGCTTCTGGGTGTCGGAGCAGTACGACCGCCTGCAGCCCGGGCTGAGC GAGAAGGCCATCAGCATCTGGGAGTCGgagaatttcttctttgacctcgAGCCTCTGCCAGGCGCTGTGGAGGCAGTGAAACAGATGGCCAACCTGGAGAG CACCGATGTCTTCATCTGCACCAGCCCCATCAAGATGTACAAGTACTGTCCCTTCGAGAAG GTAGAATTACATAAAACTGAGACTTCTCTGGAGATTGGGAATTGCAGGGTTGCCAAACCCAGAGGGATGGTCTGTTCCCCGGGGGTGGGTTCACACCAGAGGTGGGCCCAGGGCTGCTCCTGCCCCGAGGAAGCCGAGGAGCTTCCCAGGTCTGGGAAGGTGGGGCTCGGGGCCCAGAGCCCCTGCTCGGGGGCCGACCTCGGCAGGGGTGCAGCGTGTCCTCTCGGGACCTCTCCTCGCCCGGCTCCACGTGAGAAGCAAACACACACGGTCAGCCAACGTTCGGCACCTCCTGCGCGTCACACGGAAGGGATGCGCCCTCGTCGGGGTGTCGCGGGCGCTCCACTGTGTGCCTCGTCCTCAGGACACCCCTCGACCCGCCAAGACC CCTCAGCCCAGCACTCCCCTCTGAGCTCCAGATGGCTCCGACCTGCCGTGTCTGTCCCCGGAGTGCCGACGTCCCTGTCCCACGTCCGCCCCTCCCTCCGAGGCTGGAAGCACCACCCTTCGTACCCCTCTGTACCTCAGCAAGCCTGCTTCCTGCTGAGGCTGTTTCTCAAGCACACCTCTGTCTCCGTGGCCATCTGGGGAGAAATGCTGACATAG
- the NT5M gene encoding 5'(3')-deoxyribonucleotidase, mitochondrial isoform X9, whose amino-acid sequence MANLESTDVFICTSPIKMYKYCPFEKVELHKTETSLEIGNCRVAKPRGMVCSPGVGSHQRWAQGCSCPEEAEELPRSGKVGLGAQSPCSGADLGRGAACPLGTSPRPAPREKQTHTVSQRSAPPARHTEGMRPRRGVAGAPLCASSSGHPSTRQDPSAQHSPLSSRWLRPAVSVPGVPTSLSHVRPSLRGWKHHPSYPSVPQQACFLLRLFLKHTSVSVAIWGEMLT is encoded by the exons ATGGCCAACCTGGAGAG CACCGATGTCTTCATCTGCACCAGCCCCATCAAGATGTACAAGTACTGTCCCTTCGAGAAG GTAGAATTACATAAAACTGAGACTTCTCTGGAGATTGGGAATTGCAGGGTTGCCAAACCCAGAGGGATGGTCTGTTCCCCGGGGGTGGGTTCACACCAGAGGTGGGCCCAGGGCTGCTCCTGCCCCGAGGAAGCCGAGGAGCTTCCCAGGTCTGGGAAGGTGGGGCTCGGGGCCCAGAGCCCCTGCTCGGGGGCCGACCTCGGCAGGGGTGCAGCGTGTCCTCTCGGGACCTCTCCTCGCCCGGCTCCACGTGAGAAGCAAACACACACGGTCAGCCAACGTTCGGCACCTCCTGCGCGTCACACGGAAGGGATGCGCCCTCGTCGGGGTGTCGCGGGCGCTCCACTGTGTGCCTCGTCCTCAGGACACCCCTCGACCCGCCAAGACC CCTCAGCCCAGCACTCCCCTCTGAGCTCCAGATGGCTCCGACCTGCCGTGTCTGTCCCCGGAGTGCCGACGTCCCTGTCCCACGTCCGCCCCTCCCTCCGAGGCTGGAAGCACCACCCTTCGTACCCCTCTGTACCTCAGCAAGCCTGCTTCCTGCTGAGGCTGTTTCTCAAGCACACCTCTGTCTCCGTGGCCATCTGGGGAGAAATGCTGACATAG